Proteins co-encoded in one Arachis hypogaea cultivar Tifrunner chromosome 13, arahy.Tifrunner.gnm2.J5K5, whole genome shotgun sequence genomic window:
- the LOC112792474 gene encoding transmembrane 9 superfamily member 3, with product MGRAQFSTLLFSLAILTSLLATHVRSDASNHRYNEGDPVPLYANKVGPFHNPSETYRYFDLPFCSTGREKEKTEALGEVLNGDRLVSAPYVLDFNKDKDLISVCKKKLTKKDVARFREAVKKDYYFQMYYDDLPIWGFIGTIDKEGKNDPSEYKYFLYKHIQFDVLYNKDRVIEISAHMDPHSVVDLTEDKEVETEFLYSAKWKPTDIPFERRMEKYSQSSSLPHHLEIHWFSIINSCVTVLLLTGFLATILMRVLKNDFMKYAQDEEAADDQEETGWKYIHGDVFRFPKNKSLFAAALGSGTQLFALTIFIFTLALVGVFYPYNRGALFTALVVIYALTSGIAGYTATSFYIQLEGTNWVRNLLLTGCLFCGPLFLMFCFLNTVAIVYSATAALPFGTILVIVLIWTLVTSPLLVLGGIAGKNSKAEFQAPVRTTKYPREIPPLPWYRSTIPQMAMAGFLPFSAIYIELYYIFASVWGHRIYTIYSILFIVFIILLIVTAFITVALTYFQLAAEDHEWWWRSFLCGGSTGLFIYGYCLYYYYARSDMSGFMQTSFFFGYMACICYGFFLMLGSVGFRASLLFVRHIYRSIKCE from the exons ATGGGAAGGGCCCAGTTCTCGACGCTGCTCTTTTCTCTCGCGATTCTAACCTCTCTCCTCGCAACTCATGTCAGATCCGATGCTTCAAACCACCGTTACAACGAAGGTGACCCTGTTCCTCTCTACGCCAACAAAGTCGGTCCCTTTCACAACCCTAG TGAAACTTACCGGTATTTTGACCTGCCATTCTGTTCAACAG GTCGTGAGAAAGAAAAGACTGAAGCACTTGGTGAGGTGTTGAATGGAGACCGCCTTGTGAGTGCTCCTTATGTTCTTGACTTCAATAAGGATAAGGACTTGATCTCTGTCTGCAAGAAGAAGCTCACAAAGAAGGATGTTGCTCGGTTCCGAGAAGCAGTTAAAAAAGATTATTACTTCCAAATGTACTATGATGACTTGCCAATCTGGGGATTTATTGGAACAATTGACAAAGAAGGGAAAAATGACCCCAGCGAGTATAAGTATTTCCTTTACAAGCACATTCAGTTCGATGTTCTATACAACAAAGATCGTGTGATTGAAATCAGTGCCCACATGGATCCTCATTCTGTTGTGGACCTTACTGAGGACAAGGAAGTTGAAACCGAGTTTCTTTATTCTGCAAAATGGAAGCCAACAGATATTCCTTTTGAGAGGAGAATGGAAAAATACTCTCagtcttcttctttgccacatcACTTAGAGATTCATTGGTTCTCAATCATAAACTCCTGTGTAACAGTTCTTCTTCTGACTGGTTTTCTGGCCACCATTCTCATGCGTGTCTTAAAGAATGATTTTATGAA ATATGCACAAGATGAGGAAGCTGCTGATGATCAAGAGGAGACAGGGTGGAAATATATTCATGGTGATGTTTTCCGGTTTCCGAAGAATAAATCATTGTTTGCAGCTGCCTTAGGTTCTGGTACTCAATTGTTTGCTCT TACCATTTTCATTTTCACTCTTGCACTGGTTGGTGTATTTTATCCCTATAACCGAGGAGCTTTATTTACTGCACTGGTGGTCATATATGCTCTCACGTCTGGCATTGCTGGCTACACTGCTACTTCCTTCTATATTCAACTTGAAGGGACTAATTGG GTTAGAAACTTACTGCTGACAGGATGCCTCTTTTGTGGCCCTCTGTTCCTGATGTTCTGTTTCCTTAACACAGTTGCAATTGTTTATAGCGCAACTGCTGCTCTGCCATTTGGCACAATTTTGGTGATTGTCCTAATATGGACATTGGTAACTTCACCGTTACTTGTCTTGGGCGGTATTGCAGGGAAAAATAGCAAAGCCGAGTTCCAAGCACCTGTCCGCACTACAAAATATCCCCGAGAGATTCCTCCTCTGCCTTGGTACAGGAGTACCATCCCCCAGATGGCAATGGCTGGATTTCTACCATTCAGTGCCATCTACATCGAGCTGTACTACATTTTCGCTAGTGTTTGGGGCCACAGGATTTATACTATTTACAGCATACTTTTCATTGTCTTCATTATTCTCTTGATTGTCACTGCTTTCATCACTGTGGCTTTGACATACTTTCAACTTGCTGCTGAAGATCATGAATGGTGGTGGAG GTCTTTTCTGTGTGGTGGATCAACTGGTTTGTTCATCTACGGCTACTGCTTGTACTACTACTATGCACGATCAGATATGTCTGGTTTCATGCAAACTTCGTTCTTCTTTGGCTACATGGCCTGCATCTGCTATGGCTTCTTCCTCATGCTTGGCAGCGTAGGTTTTCGTGCCTCGCTGCTCTTTGTCCGCCATATATACAGGTCCATCAAGTGTGAGTAG
- the LOC112792476 gene encoding serine/threonine-protein kinase BRI1-like 2, with product MENNNNKRNPLPHFPRLTLMLFLITMMFPVTEEAAAPVSSSIKTDEQALLMFKKMVQKDETGALSGWQLNRNPCTWFGVSCTHGRVTQLDLSGHGLSGTITLDPLSSLDMLSVLKLSLNSFSVNSTSLLTLPYSLTQLDLSFAGVSGPIPDNFFSKCPNLVVVNLSYNNMTGPIPDNFLQNSDKLQSLDLSSNNLSGSISGLKIDCNSLLQLDLSENRLSDSIPISLSNCTSLKSLNLGNNLISGEIPKALGNLNSLQTLDLSRNQLIGWIPFEFGNVCASLVELRLSFNNLTGSIPSSFSSCTWLQLLDISNNNMSGPLPDSIFHNLGSLQELRLGNNAISGPFPSSISSCKKLRIVDFSSNKFYGSIPIDICPGAASLEELRMPDNLITGEIPSQLSKCSQLKTLDFSLNYLNGSIPEELGQLENLEQLIAWFNGLEGKIPPKLGKCKKLKDLILNNNHLTGEIPSELFNCSNLEWISLTSNELSGEIPREFGLLTRLAVLQLGNNSFTGQIPGELANCSSLVWLDLNSNKLTGEIPPRLGRQQGAKSLFGILSGNTLVFVRNVGNSCKGVGGLLEFYGIRPERLLQVPTLRTCDFTRLYSGPVLSLFTKYQTLEYLDLSYNKLRGRIPQEFGDMEALQVLELSHNQLSGEIPSTLGQLKNLGVFDASHNRLQGHIPDSFSNLSFLVQIDLSNNELTGEIPSRGQLSTLPASQYANNPGLCGVPLQECSRNDNTQTTANQSEEIPRGGHRSATAAWANSIVMGILISVASVCILIVWAIAMRARRKEAEEVKMLNSLQASHAATTWKIDKEKEPLSINVATFQRQLRKLKFSQLIEATNGFSAASLIGCGGFGEVFKATLKDGSSVAIKKLIRLSCQGDREFMAEMETLGKIKHRNLVPLLGYCKVGEERLLVYEYMEYGSLEEMLHGRTKSRDRRILTWEERKKVARGAAKGLCFLHHNCIPHIIHRDMKSSNVLLDHEMESRVSDFGMARLISALDTHLSVSTLAGTPGYVPPEYYQSFRCTAKGDVYSFGVVMLELLTGKRPTDKEDFGDTNLVGWAKMKVRQGTHMEVIDPDLLQVCQGSDEAQLNEVKDMLRFLDITLQCVDDLPSKRPNMLQVVAMLRDLHHGTTNTA from the coding sequence ATggagaacaacaacaacaaaagaaaccCACTTCCCCATTTTCCACGTCTTACACTCATGCTCTTCCTTATTACGATGATGTTTCCTGTGACTGAAGAAGCTGCAGCACCAGTTTCTTCTTCCATCAAGACCGATGAACAGGCCCTTCTCATGTTCAAAAAGATGGTTCAAAAAGATGAAACTGGAGCTTTGTCAGGTTGGCAGCTCAACAGGAATCCATGCACCTGGTTTGGAGTTTCATGCACTCATGGAAGAGTCACTCAGCTTGATCTCAGTGGCCATGGTTTATCCGGAACCATCACTCTTGACCCTCTATCTTCTCTAGACATGTTGTCTGTTCTGAAACTTTCTCTCAATTCATTCTCTGTAAATTCCACTTCCTTGCTTACCCTCCCTTACAGTTTGACACAGCTTGATCTCTCTTTTGCCGGAGTTTCAGGTCCAATCCCTGACAACTTCTTCTCAAAGTGTCCAAATCTTGTTGTTGTGAACCTCTCTTACAACAACATGACTGGCCCTATCCCTGATAATTTCTTGCAAAATTCTGATAAGTTGCAGTCTCTTGATCTCTCTTCCAACAATTTATCAGGCTCAATATCTGGCCTCAAAATTGATTGCAACTCCTTGTTGCAGCTTGATCTATCTGAGAACCGTTTATCAGATTCAATTCCAATCTCTTTGTCAAACTGCACCAGCCTCAAGAGTTTGAACTTGGGGAACAATTTGATTTCTGGTGAGATTCCAAAGGCTTTGGGGAATCTGAACAGCCTACAGACTTTGGATCTTTCAAGGAATCAACTCATTGGTTGGATCCCTTTTGAGTTTGGAAATGTGTGTGCTTCCCTTGTCGAACTTAGGCTCTCTTTCAACAACCTTACAGGTTCAATACCATCAAGTTTCTCTTCTTGCACTTGGCTGCAGCTTCTTGATATATCCAACAACAACATGTCAGGTCCATTGCCagattcaatctttcataatctCGGATCATTGCAGGAATTAAGGCTGGGAAACAATGCAATCTCAGGGCCATTCCCATCTTCAATATCTTCCTGCAAGAAACTGAGGATTGTGGATTTTAGCTCAAACAAATTCTATGGATCTATCCCCATAGATATATGTCCAGGTGCAGCATCACTTGAGGAGCTGAGAATGCCAGATAATCTCATAACTGGGGAAATTCCATCTCAACTGTCAAAATGCTCACAGTTAAAGACACTTGATTTTAGTCTCAACTATCTCAATGGTTCAATCCCTGAGGAGCTTGGACAGCTTGAGAATCTTGAGCAGCTGATAGCATGGTTCAATGGCTTGGAAGGTAAGATTCCACCAAAGTTGGGGAAATGCAAGAAGCTCAAGGATCTTATACTGAACAATAATCACTTAACTGGTGAAATTCCCAGTGAGTTGTTCAACTGCAGCAACCTTGAATGGATATCACTCACAAGCAATGAGCTCAGCGGCGAGATACCGCGCGAGTTTGGCCTATTGACAAGGCTGGCTGTTCTGCAGCTTGGAAACAACAGCTTCACCGGGCAGATACCGGGGGAGCTGGCCAATTGCAGCAGTTTGGTGTGGTTGGACTTGAACAGCAACAAGCTCACAGGTGAGATTCCACCAAGACTTGGAAGGCAGCAAGGAGCAAAGTCATTGTTTGGAATTTTGTCAGGAAACACTTTGGTGTTTGTGAGGAATGTTGGAAACTCGTGCAAAGGTGTTGGGGGTTTGTTGGAATTCTATGGAATAAGGCCTGAGAGACTCTTGCAGGTTCCAACACTGAGGACCTGTGATTTCACAAGGCTGTATTCAGGTCCTGTTCTTAGTCTTTTCACAAAGTATCAGACTCTGGAGTATCTTGATCTCTCCTACAACAAGCTCCGAGGAAGAATCCCCCAAGAATTCGGGGACATGGAGGCCCTGCAGGTTCTTGAGTTGTCTCACAATCAGTTATCTGGAGAAATCCCTTCAACATTAGGCCAGCTAAAGAATTTGGGAGTGTTTGATGCATCACACAATAGATTGCAGGGCCATATCCCTGACTCATTCTCAAACCTGTCATTCTTGGTGCAGATTGATCTATCAAACAATGAGTTAACAGGAGAGATTCCATCTAGAGGGCAATTGAGCACACTTCCAGCTTCTCAGTATGCAAACAATCCTGGTCTTTGTGGTGTTCCGTTGCAGGAATGCAGCAGGAATGATAACACCCAAACCACAGCAAATCAAAGTGAGGAGATTCCCAGAGGAGGCCATAGATCAGCAACTGCAGCATGGGCTAACAGCATTGTCATGGGGATTCTGATTTCTGTGGCTTCTGTTTGTATTTTGATCGTGTGGGCAATCGCGATGCGGGCGAGGAGGAAGGAGGCAGAGGAAGTGAAGATGCTTAATAGCTTGCAGGCATCACATGCTGCCACAACATGGAAGATTGACAAGGAGAAAGAGCCTCTAAGCATCAAtgttgcaacctttcagaggcaGCTTAGGAAGCTGAAATTCTCACAGCTGATCGAAGCAACCAATGGATTCTCAGCAGCAAGCCTAATTGGTTGTGGTGGCTTTGGTGAAGTGTTCAAGGCCACACTGAAGGACGGTTCAAGTGTTGCAATCAAGAAGCTGATTAGGCTGAGCTGCCAGGGTGATAGAGAATTCATGGCTGAGATGGAAACCTTGGGGAAGATCAAGCACAGAAACCTAGTCCCTCTGTTGGGATACTGCAAAGTTGGGGAAGAGAGGCTGCTTGTGTATGAGTACATGGAGTATGGAAGCCTGGAGGAGATGCTCCACGGCAGAACAAAGTCGCGGGACCGGCGAATTCTGACATGGGAAGAGAGGAAAAAGGTTGCAAGAGGTGCTGCGAAGGGACTTTGTTTCCTTCACCACAATTGCATCCCACACATAATACACAGAGACATGAAATCAAGCAATGTGCTGCTTGATCATGAAATGGAATCAAGAGTGTCTGATTTCGGAATGGCAAGGCTCATAAGTGCACTTGACACCCATCTCAGCGTCAGCACATTGGCCGGAACACCTGGCTATGTTCCACCCGAGTACTACCAAAGCTTCAGGTGCACGGCAAAGGGAGATGTCTACTCTTTTGGAGTTGTCATGCTTGAATTGTTAACCGGGAAGCGCCCCACCGATAAGGAGGACTTTGGAGACACCAATTTGGTGGGATGGGCCAAGATGAAGGTTCGCCAAGGGACTCACATGGAAGTCATTGATCCTGATTTGCTTCAGGTTTGTCAAGGTTCAGATGAAGCTCAGCTGAATGAAGTTAAGGACATGCTTCGCTTCTTGGATATCACTTTGCAGTGCGTTGATGACTTGCCTTCTAAGAGGCCAAACATGTTGCAGGTTGTTGCCATGCTCAGAGACCTTCATCATGGAACCACCAACACTGCTTGA